The DNA region ttatttcatgcatAATGATTCAACATCAGTTActcctgtgtttttcttttatcattGGATTTCATGACCTTGCTTTTTGCGAGGTAGCACAGTCCAAAGACACACAGCTTAGGTGGACTGGAGACTCCAAACTGTCTGTATCAACAGGATGTGACTAGTAgcgcgcgtgcgtgtgtgtgtttcatgttcttatgtCCCGATGGGGACtctaacctgaatgcacactaacccgtGGGGACaaagagactgctttttgagggtttttTGAGACTTaaggtacaggttacaattaggttaaggttaggcatttagttgtgatggttaaggttaggttaaggggctagggaaagtattatgtcaatgactgtcccccacggggatagtgaaacaaatatctgtgtgtgactgactgactgcctgGCCCTCTGCCTAGTGCATTCTGGGATTGGCTTCAAATCCCCGCCATGCTGAAGAGGATTAAACGGGCAGCAGATAAATGATGGGAATGAATGACCTCAGCTCATGTCTATAATTTCTCACCGTGAATCTTACACTAGAATAATACAAATCAAAGCTAGTCAATGACAGTTATACTGGCCAGCCCAAATTTAAGACAAACCCCCCTTTTCCAACAACCGTAAATCCCACAGTTCGGTAGCTCGTCCAAGTATGTTTTCAAGTTGAACTAATTCTTCCTTCTGCtcatcagtcacacacacacacacacacacacacacacacacacacacacacacacacacacacattcccctGTCAGGATTATTTTTGTCTGGTTGTTCACATTGTTCAGACTCTCTTCGAGTTCCTCATTATGACATTCACAAATATCTGTAAATCTTGGCTGCTTGACAGATGATTTGGCCCCTGGTCGGTTTCATGAGCCGTCAGAAAGGTTAAACTTGGCTTCCTAAACACTAGTGTTTAAAACAGTTTACTGTTTTTAGCAGTTAGCGtccaaaaaaatcaacatacttAACCGCTTTATACTaacagaaaatgacacattacATGCAACATCAGATGTCCATTAAACTGTGAATTTGGAAGTTAAACTTCTCAAAGAAAGCAACACGTCTTTCCTAAGATTGCttacttatttttgttttcccagATCTTCACCACCatccacaatttattttaaagttcccctccagatatgttttaaagtatgtaaaaatactctgctatgattaatattttgttaaacatttcccacataaaaatttaaaaaaagaaagggggctggaagcacatttactctttctccctcattgagaaattctggctctctgaatgccccgcccaccacctcTGTGggttaggttgaccggtgccgACGAGAGcgtggatgtgggtgagagacatacatccatggtgagagagcggtaCGTGTCGACCAAGCCCCACGGAAGTGCTCCGGCCTTtcaagccaatttgacatagtggccaaactGTGAAATTACAGCTTCCGGGTCTGTCacatgatgcacactggccccataagactttttcccatagacttacattgtgaaagaagcggcTGTAAAACGGTGGACACAGCCCCCGCGAAATGACTCATTTCACTATCcgaatttgatccattcagtccaataacatttggaaagtctagaagagccgcacgattaaatcattttatccccatcCAAGTTAGGGCTAAACCAGAAGTGAGTCTCCTTAATGACAGCCGGGCTCTACACTGCGAGCATTTCACTGCATATGAAAATTAGTGTGAATGTGATAAATAATTTGCTATTTAAGCTAATCAACTAAATAGTTTTGACTCAGggccttcagtatttggatccagaagcttgtgaaaaataaggtttACCAAATTTAGAAGGCTACAGCtattttatttcaatgtgtcagatacatatttaatcaacatttaggtaaatataagtattgGAACTGTATAGGAGATTTTAATATTAAAGGACTTTGCTCGGAATCCGGACCAAAAACACTTGATTCCTTGGCCAGTATTTTATAATCTTATATAAATACCTGATTATAGGAAAATAGTCTTTATGTTTGAATGCCACCTTAATGATCACTTTCCAAAATCAGCcagaaatgaaatttaaaatttgtgtttgtgtgtgttgtaggcTCTGCTCTCTAGCTCAGCATGCCAAGCAGGAGACGGAAGACTCCACTACTTTGAAGAAGAAGAGCATCAAAGCAGAACCCGCCaccagtgaagaagaagaagccgcAGACGCCAAACTCTCCAACACCACAGAGGAAAATAATGTGGATGCCAAACCTCCACTTCGTAagtgttcattttgtttgtttgattgtgtgttttgtttttccttgacAGTATGTATGTCGTTTCTGTTCATTcacctgtctgactgactgcttATTGATTATTCTAGACTATATCTAGTAGTTCTAGtcagtgttgttatttttgactttttcaagAGCTTATAgtttcattatttatatttagatAATTGTAGTTATTTGCACATGTTTACaagattagtttattttttgcCCAATTTCGTATAATTACTATTTTTAAGTTTCTCTCTAATTTATAAGTTTTAACCATACCCCTAAACCATtacatgtattttgtgtgtCCATAACAGACGCTGAGACAGTCTCTGAGCAGCTGCTGCATCCTGCAggtgaaaccaaaacaacaaactcaGACAGTGAGCGCTCCAGCTCCTctgacagtgaagaagaagaagaagaaaagaaagaagaagaggaggaggaggaggaggaggaggaggaagaaacaaaaacagagcaagagGTGAGCAGAGAACATCACCTTCAACATACAACAGTGTATTGACAGATACGCTGAAACATACACGCAATACTTACATGGCAGCAGTAACTTAGAAGTGGGAGAAGCAGGCTTATGATTGGAAGATCACCAGTTTGAATCCCtgaaccatctgagaagttgaGGGTGCGGAATGGAAAGTGAGTGACGCTGTCCTCTCCCTCAACCTGAGCAACCTTGAGCATTAAACCCTCAGCTGCTGCCATGAAGCGGCAGCCAccaaatgaaaagagagaaggttaaatttcctttttgttttcacactgtattTATTCAAATTTGAACCAGAGTTTGATGGTATCCCCCTCCCACTAATCTGGTATGtcttcacacttttttttttttttttgttcttacaATCCGCTTGTATGCTGCTTGCATAGTCCTTTTTTAGTCAAAGTGCAGCTGTTTACCACCGTTGCCAGGAGATGAGATTGGCACCCTGTTGACATTTGCAGGAACAAAGAGTGGGCGGCTGTGTCCATATCTGCAGAACAGACACTGTGTGGCATCAAGTCAGATTTACATGTCAAAGAGcatttctcttgttttcttgcTAACAATACAAGGATATAACAAATTGTTATTATGACATGCATACAGGAATTTGTTTCCAGTTGGATCCTGACATATTTTAATGGGTCGCTATCGGCTGAAACTAATTTGATCAAATTctgatcctttctttactgaGGAGTCCCTGCTAATAAAATAATCTAGCGGATCACGTCAGTTTCGTCGCATTGCCCCAGTTAACCTTAATTCATATCATATCAGTAATTTAAGCTTATAAACTTTTATAGTTTTGAATCAGCAcctcagtatttggatcaagtagctcgtGAAAAATAAGTTGTCAGATTTAGTTTTctacagctgtttttatttcagtgtgtcagatacatatttaaacaacatttaggTAGAGTATTGGATTGGATACCCATTCTTAAAGGACTCGAATTGGGATCAGAGCTAAATCCTCTGCACAGTAGTATACAGTAGTTAGGTAAagtaaaattaattgatttaagcGTTTTCTGCAAGTGGAAGAGCGAGCAACACATTTCGTGTCTGTTTCATCCGGCTCGCTTGAGAACAGATCACAGTTTTTACAATAAAGTACACATGTAATCCAAAGTAGACCTCAAAGAAAATCAGCTAACGTAAGATACCTCCatgggaaaaaaagatttacagtCCACACATTCCAAAAATCCAGGATCTCAAAATGAATTAAACTACAGCACATAAGGaggctgcagagagaaaaatgacCACAACATTCAACACTACAATATATCAGATCTAATTAATGGTAAATGATGATGGAGAAACTAAAAAAAGAAGTGGCAAATAGCAACTGGTCTTGAATATGTGTGCAGGAAACCaccactctcacacacacacacacacacacacatagctgtTGTCTAGTCACTGTAATAATGTGCTGATAGATGGACAGTAGCTTCAGTGTTATTATATGCctctgaaatacacacacacacatttcatgtcTACTCGTCTGTCCTGTATCTGTTAGTTTACTCGTTTGTtatttcaagtgtgtgtgtccaagtcttgtctctgttcttttctgttGGCCCAGTGATGCAGTAGATAATGCTGTTTCAACATAAActctgtgtgtgacagaatGATAATCTTCCGACACAAATTGTGTATGTGATTCTGTTAGTGTGTTAGTGGCTCTTTGTGGTTCTGTCTACAAAACCTGATTACTTTGCTTTGTGTCTGACAGCAGAGGAGTTGtggtttttacagattttttttttttatctccgcCAAGACAAATACAGCACCACACTACTGCACTGGTCTTTACAACAAAAACTCTGTCTGCTTTTAATTCTGTTCAGTAGAAACATCTTTGTTCTGTTAGTTTCTTTTGTTCTCCTACCTCCAGCTGGTCAAATTAAATCTGGCCCGCATGCAAAGGACAAGAGTAACGTAATCTGCCAAACATTTTGTGATACTTTTTCCTCATACTTTTGATTTAGTAGTTTCACAATGTTCAGTTGGAAAATAACTgattctactaacaagtattgtgtgtgtttccaaaccctcatatatcttattcctctgtgccattgagttccattgttgtccaaaaactattaaaaacacatcagtgagccacattgttgcactggatgacatgttccttcattgccatgaacacacacactttattttaactcaATCGCACCCAAACTCCTAGTGCCGTAAATAAgtcactgaaaatagtccccaacaaatgcactatttattcTAGTTTGAgttaacgtttgctaaaaactaaaGTACCCAgctgttgtcattttttaaaaatgactgtatACGTTCATGACCagttttacatcttcagtaggagcCCCCAGACAGGGCAGGGCAGTCAGAAAGTATTGGGAAAATgacgcattgttggttttggtcttttcatgggatttgacaataataaaaacaggttATTGTCAACCTTATCCTTTTTTTAATGCCATTGCAGGGAGCTGAAAAAAAGATGCTCAAATGTCTTGGCTTTCTCAAACCAATGTAGTGGGGACACGTCTGTTAGCCTTATTAGCAGTTCTAAGTGTCTGCTTGTACATATTTTGCAGTCAGCTCCTGTTGAAGTGTCTGCTGAGGCGTCTAACAAGGCAGAAAGTTCCTGCTCCAACTCCTCCGACTCTGAGGAAGTGCTTGAACCCACACAGGGAGGCTCCAGCCTGGTCGACCCCAGACAAGCTGCCTCTGAGCAGGCTGAGGAGCAGCTCATGGCCCCTGATCCAGCCGTGGCCTCCAGTTTAGCCAGCGAGATCAGTAAGGAGCATAAAAAGGACGACGATGAGCCAAAACAGGTTAGTGACCCGAGGCTGAATCCAAAGTATGTGGTTGTGTAAGCTCCTTCCTccaacaaacataaaacatgttttactttAACTATTTTACTTTAAAGAGCTGCCAAGATTTTCATATCTTTATCAGTTTTGGCAGTTTATAATTTTCACTGAAGTCTTCCTACCTGTCTAAggaattttaatgttttgatcAGGTTTTTCTCCtatttttctctgctctcaGCGGCTGCATTTACTTTTTCCTACCCTCGTACAGGAGAGGATATCACTCTAACCTCTCTGAAGATGTAACAGTTTAATTCTTTTGGTGAATTGTTTGTGTCCactgttttaatttgtcctACATTTGAGCCACCAGACAGCTTGTCTTTAACAGCTACCTGTACTGTACATTCTCGTCCTACTCCACTAAAGTTAAAGAAATGATCAGAAATGTTATTTACTTTTAACCAATATTCATAAAAGGAAGACTAACAGGGGTGCTGGTTGATTCCTGGCGCAGCCGAGCCTCCGTTCCCTCAGCTCAGCCTCTCACATCTGAAGCTTATTTAGCAGAGGATTGCGACTGGCTGAGGTGCATTGTTTGGGCTATTTAGTTTCCAGTAGGAAACACTGCAAGCAGTTCTTTGCTTAGTCATGAAGTTTTCTAAGAATATTCTGGCATGTGGAGGTTTGGGATTAAATGTCACCATACCTGTTGTTGGCAGGAAAGAAAAAGTTCAGATTGCTGTTCATTTGTGTGAGCAACAAGCCAGTTGTCTTTTTAAACTTCTTTGTCTTCGTAAGACAGTGAACCCCGACAAGCTGCTATGGatatttagttattatttaaacaAGATTTTTAAAGTTTGCTGCCAATTGGCATTAACTTCAGCTGCTCCCAGGGCTGcacactaaataaaaaaaacataatttacagAGTTAAGAGTTTTGCACAAGGATGCTCTGTGTCTCAGAGTCATTTCAAAACTGACAAGAAGTCTACTCCAAACTCTCTGCTTTACCATCTCATGAAGTTACTGATCATACAGCAGATCTATTTGAATTTAAAGTgccaaaacatacatttttccaCGTGTATCTTAAAGAATAATTCTGATTTATTACAACATGGGTCTTATTTTCGTTGTTTTGGCCATCCTTCTGATCAGTGCTAATAACAAGTGTAAATAAATTTTTACACACCATGTTGTTTTCTCAGATCTGGGAATGCggcaacatcactaaaaagaagtcagacaggGCAACACAgtagacaggttgtaaacaaaacCCCGCGTTAGACAAACTTATttgggagagaaaacaaaggtgtaCAGTGAACGACACAGTTGACAGACTGACTTTGTGGTACAACTTTGACCTTCCAGACTTCTTGTAGCTGTGCACTTGTTTAAACCTCTCTCACCACCTGACTTATCATATTTGTTGACCTGTCTGACTTCTCGATGTAGTTGTGATAAAATTGTACTCGCCAAAGTCTTAGAAATATGGTAGAAATAAAGAGCAAAACTATGAAAGACCCTAGTTCTATTAAACTGAAATTATCATTTAATCCCTACAGGAAAAAAAGCGGGggaaaaatgtgtatatttttagattttattttttgttcagtATCATCCAGCCTAAATTGGTCTTCACTCTGCTCGGTTTTCCTTCCTCAGGAGACAGAAGCAGCCACGGACGCCTCTGAGGTCAAAGATGAAACCTCTGCATTTGAACAGGCAGCTGCCAGTCAAACAGAGGCCGCACCTTCCTCCACTCAGGAGGCCAGTGAGGCAGATTCCTCAGAAGATGAAGAAGGCAGCGCTGCAAAGGTGCAGTGTTGGTTGATATTTATAGATTTAATATTTAGAGGACAGAACCTGTGTATCCTTTTTGTTCCTTACTTTCCCcaaaacctgtgtgtgttcatatactAGTGGCATGTTGGTCACATATCTCTGGTTCTCATTTTCTAGCAAATGTCCACATCGTttaaattagaattagaatagGAAAACctgcagctttttgttttcaacACTGACTAGACTGTGTCATGGGGGGGAGgataagaaatgaaatgaagcaaaaaagaaagaaataacgaagaaaaaaatcatctgaGAAACTCTTCATGTCTGGTGTTGGAGACTGTTGTTGACCTGTTGATTCCTCTTGCAGAAGCCCAGCCAGGCCGAGCCCACCACATTCGACCTGACAGCTCAGGAGACCAATGACCAGCCGTCAGAGAGTGAAGCCCCGCCCCCTGCAGGTATGAACAACCAATAGACGTTTGATAACCAGGTTGTTCTTTACATGTTATGTATGGCATCTTTTCAGTCTCTTTCTCACCGCACTGACAAGAATCACAAGCTGTTGTGAAGAAACTGCTCAGAGGGTTCAGTGTAGCtgctttttgggttttttttccagcCTCTGCAGCAGATTTCAAAGTTGCTGATGGAAAGACCAAATGATGGTTTTCTGTTATGAAAATCTAAACAGAAAGGTTGCTTGACAATCAGACGGTATGATGTGTCCAGGTTCGTTGCCTTTTACCATTACCTGTTGTTGCACAGGCATAAAAATCAAATAagaccttgttttgttttgttttttggggggaggggggttaagtaaatatttctgtcaactattttcattttcagttaatctgaagattattttcttgatgaatcaattaatcgtttgttctataaaatgtcctaAACAAAGAAGCCGAAAACTGccttcacaatttcccaaagcccgaGAAGACACCACCAAATAGCTTATTTTGTCCACCTAAACCTTGATACATTCATTTTACCATCacataaagaaaagcagcatatcTTCTTaattaagaagctggaactaggaaATGTTTAGCAGTGCCCTAGTTACTCTGAATAACAGAACACAGAACTTGCTGGTAATGTTTTTATTGGAGCTACTTTATACTGGAAAAATAGTCACTATGACAACTGTTGACAGTATGTacataagtgagaaaatatttgggtttgtgtttagtttttttttttttgtaatttagatGAACAGACCTTTAAAAGTTATCTACCAATCTTGAAATGCCGTTCCAAAAGTGAATCACAGTGTAAGTAGTTTCCTACTCAGGACAGGCGTatgctgcatttcttttttcctttttgtttcagagaaaaagaaacatactgtatttcctttttgtCGACAAAAAGCTGTTTAAACACAGAGCGTTTggatcatttcattttatttgaagaaaaaaagagaacatgTGAGACATAAAGTTGGAGATTTTACCTTGAGGAACTCGGACTCAACGCCAAAACCTGTAAAGAGTTTGAAGGATTGCTGCcaaggcagagagaaacagatctGGCAGCAGTTCAGAGGAGTTTTCCACAACGTTAGTCACTCATCTTCTCAAAGGGGGGTTGATGAGTAGTCTGGGAATTGCAGTCATCTGGAACACAATCACCTCATTTACCAAAGTGTTTGAAATCAACTCATGACTTTGGTGAAGAAACTAAAGTTGGATAGACATTTTTCTccgcagacattttgatttgtcaaactcgggtgtaactaataacattactAATCGTTGCATTACAGTAATTgctggaacagagccatcgttaaatagttccacctgtgcttttgttgctatgacaagtcaaaatgtctgataTGACAATTTCGGAACAATAAAGAAATGAGTGCTCTGATGCTGCAAGACTTTGGAGAGAGTAAAGTACAAGATGGACAGACTTTTGACAACTCACTGAAAACTGGAGATGCTCATCAAACCAAGATGTCAGCTGAATCTAAAATATGAAGAAGCCTATCTTGCTCTCGAGTTCATTGCCAGTGTCAGgttgaaaatatttattgttcctatactttggtttattaaatatctgcaaaactgacattcgTAACAgctttagcatgctaaactaagatggtgaacattttaCCTTCTGCACATCATTGTGAGCagcgctgtgcctaagtacagcctcacagagctgccagcatggctgtagagtcttaCTCTTGTTTATGTACACAGAATCGGATCAGAAACATTTGTAAGAAGAAACATGCAGTACATGTTCtcttatcattttattttaataaaattcaGCTTGGCCTCATTTAGTTGCTAGTTTCCCCAGTATTGTTGCTGTACTGTAGTAGTTTGGATTAAGGATTAATAAAGGGCATCTTCAGTATGTCTCTAAATGTCATGTTTGGTAAATACTCCTGAAGCACTAATAAAATACTATATAATGGCAactgtgttttcatctttttcagaCCCTGGCTCTGAAAATccaaaggaggaagaggaggaggagaaatccAAGGTACccccaaacatttttttttgagGGACTGTTGTTGTGGGCTAACGTAGATTTAAGTTTACAGTGTTGTCAGGCCTTACAATGGCAAGAGCAtagaaacataaacaaaaacaattagtAATCAGATGCTAACTAATTATTACTATATTtactttcctgtgtgtgtgtgtgtgtgtgtgtgtgtgtgtgtgtgttcactcagAGGACAGATGGCAGTGACCTCACATCCCCGCTGAAGCCTGAGGACCAAGGTGGCACCACCGACCTCCCCATCACTGACACCGGTAACACAGTTGTTGTCCAAAATTAAATCTTCTCTAGTACACCATGCTTTAATTGTACCCAAAACATACAATGTTACATCAACctttttaacatattttgttttaccaAATAAAACCTTAGCTTAAACCTTTTTAATGGGTTGAATAAAGGTTGAATTTTCCGTACTCTTTCAACctcatttttcaaaacacagtagTCTCAAATCTCTTAATATTAGTTAGGGTTATTCATAAATATTATCTGTGGTTGATCTGGCAGATTTATTactgtaaaattatttttgaaaaattggctgtaatattgcattttttggtcatttgtttGTCTTCCAAATTTCCGTATCCACCAGgagtaaatataatattttttataagtAAAAAGATGAtggtaatgttgttttgtaagCTCATTATCAGTGGTGATCTGGAAGTCTCTTGACTAACTGATGAAgtcaagaagaaaaagaataaagcaTGGTGTGAGTTGTGCACGTTTTAATTCTAGATGGACAATCGCACTGGTCCGCACCTCGCTGTGTGTTCTGAAAGTTAGAAACACACCGATTGTGCCATTTTATtgtgactttgtttttcttacacTAGAAACATTACCAAGTCTCTTTCTTTACATTCATACATGCTGtgctttcaaaaacacaaagaaaaaaactcttGAACGTGTTGTTCTGTTCTTTTGCAGAAAAGGTGACTGCTCCAGAGGAGCGAGTCGAGCCAGAGGTCTCCATCACCCTCAACGTCGAAGACGGTGAAGAAGCCGAGCGAGAAACCAGCCTACTGCTGCCTCAGGAGGCTGCTGAGTCTCACAAAGATGCCGAAACtcccaagaagaagaagaaaaagaagagcaaaaaacatgcagacacaccaACTGCAGATACATcaagcacagacacacccacCATAGATTCACCCAGTGATACTCCTCTTACCACCAAGACTgccaggaagaaaaagagagacaaaaagagacaggaggaagaggaagatcagcaggaagaggaggagatttCTCAGGCCACTTCatcagagacaaaaaagaaggctaagaaaaggaaaagggagagagatgaagtGGAAGAGAAAGATGAGGGAACTCCTGTCACTccttcagaaaataaaattaaaaagaaaaagattaaagtAAGAGCTGTAGAAGAGGAGCAGAGTGAGGCAGtaggagtggaggaggagaagacgCTGGAGAATCTTGTGAGTCCGGCAGAGAcaacagaggagaaaaagaagaagaaaaagaggaaaaagcagGTGCAGTCTGATGAAAGACCAGCAGGTGGCGGCGAAGACACAGAAAAGAAGCTGGAGGCCGCAGGTAGAGTCAGAAAATATACTTCACTTCTTGCTTCTTTACATTGTATCTCAAAGAAAATTGGCTTTGACCCTTAATCATCGGTATTAGTTGATTTGAAATGTTCAGTGTAATGGAATAATAACACACACTGAGTCACACctgcgtctgtctgtctgtcatggcGTTGTTAGAGATAAGTGCGGTACATTTTCCCTTTCCCCCTTTTTAGATGAAAACTCTTCTCAGCTGTCCTcggccaaaaagaaaaaacgtCTCAGGAAGAAACTGAGCCGGAGGAAGAGATTTAGGCtccagaaagaggagaaaaggatgaagaggaagagcgGCATCACTTCAGGACAGACTGAGACGGCAGCAGAAAGCAAGAATCTCGCAGGCAGAAAGAAGTCAGTAGAGTTCATTTTTGGCATCTTAATGCTTAAAACTCAACATATGTACGCTGTTATTAAgagtacatttttaatgaaataacaGCAATAAGACTTGGAGTCTTTTTGGaatttaacttttatttcagTTCTTAAATAGTTACACAAACAACAGGGCAAAACAAGTAGAAATGTTCTGCAGGCTGAAGCTATAACTCAGTATGCCTACCCTTTTCACAGTAAACAGTGTAATATCTTTACCATAGTAATGcccaaatgctttttttttcatacatagaaaaaaggaaaaatttaaaatacttgcaatataaaaagaaatacatgcTGTGTATTTAGCAGAAGTTTACAATATTAAAGgggaaattaaatatatatatatttaggcAGGAATAATATGgaataatgcagaaaaaaactaaacatttatacagaaaaaaaattataatgtgCACACTGTGCCCTTTTCAGACAAAAACGGATCCAAGAGGCAGCAGAAGAGACGCCTCAACCAAAACCAGCCAAA from Siniperca chuatsi isolate FFG_IHB_CAS linkage group LG13, ASM2008510v1, whole genome shotgun sequence includes:
- the LOC122887351 gene encoding DNA ligase 1-like, whose protein sequence is MASEEDDALLLLIYQHLKVNGYQKAAKVLQKHVSQVETPEQSSNLHDIYTGWMKLCSLAQHAKQETEDSTTLKKKSIKAEPATSEEEEAADAKLSNTTEENNVDAKPPLHAETVSEQLLHPAGETKTTNSDSERSSSSDSEEEEEEKKEEEEEEEEEEEEETKTEQESAPVEVSAEASNKAESSCSNSSDSEEVLEPTQGGSSLVDPRQAASEQAEEQLMAPDPAVASSLASEISKEHKKDDDEPKQETEAATDASEVKDETSAFEQAAASQTEAAPSSTQEASEADSSEDEEGSAAKKPSQAEPTTFDLTAQETNDQPSESEAPPPADPGSENPKEEEEEEKSKRTDGSDLTSPLKPEDQGGTTDLPITDTEKVTAPEERVEPEVSITLNVEDGEEAERETSLLLPQEAAESHKDAETPKKKKKKKSKKHADTPTADTSSTDTPTIDSPSDTPLTTKTARKKKRDKKRQEEEEDQQEEEEISQATSSETKKKAKKRKRERDEVEEKDEGTPVTPSENKIKKKKIKVRAVEEEQSEAVGVEEEKTLENLVSPAETTEEKKKKKKRKKQVQSDERPAGGGEDTEKKLEAADENSSQLSSAKKKKRLRKKLSRRKRFRLQKEEKRMKRKSGITSGQTETAAESKNLAGRKKQKRIQEAAEETPQPKPAKRPQPDPALEDGTPKKKKKIKINTEQEENSSKENQPPKTKKSVKEEVESGVVSGQSAELPEVVSSPLSKEGKKKKKKKKMKAGKGEETTESSTPITMSQDVSAKKKKKNRFKEELEETEAAADEHTPPSTKKKSSKKTIISD